A single genomic interval of Salmo trutta chromosome 13, fSalTru1.1, whole genome shotgun sequence harbors:
- the treh gene encoding trehalase, whose product MCLWICFVLFLCPLYWCALPPPCDSEIYCYGDVLKQVQMAKLFDDDKYFVDMKLKSAPDIILTAFHNLTHGDPNSVPPAVLRDFLHKYFEEPGKEFEPWSPPDWHDKPQFLTGIADAELRSWAEKLHHLWKSLGRKISSDALAHPEQYSQIFTPHPFVVPGGRFRELYYWDSYWVINGLLLSEMTDTARGMILNFIHLIDRYGFIPNGARVYYERRSQPPFLSLMVESYYQTTNDKDFLRTALPALEQEYLFWMQNRSVAVEVNGIKHVLNRFDVQVGLPRPESYSDDVELAEGLTEEAAERLWKELHSGAESGWDFSSRWFVDGLGNNNGSLRDTRTSLLIPTDLNALLCRNERTLAHFYRTLGNEPEATRYDKAASARQEAIEAVLWDEERGVWLDYSLVTNTSHPAFYPTNLAPIWAGCYSQPSMGQKAVHYLQTSGGLEFPNGVPTSLVDSGQQWDYPNAWPPLQHILIQGLSSLPSQEARELGFDLAQRWIRTNWLAYVKYEAMFEKYDVNGDGKPGGGGEYEVQLGFGWTNGVALQLLSQYGDRLTSGSSGNGFTSCLSISVSVALLCSAQTLFL is encoded by the exons ATGTGTTTGTGGATCTGTTTCGTGCtgttcctctgtcctctctactGGTGTGCCTTGCCTCCACCTTGTGACAG TGAGATCTACTGTTATGGGGACGTCCTAAAGCAGGTTCAGATGGCCAAACTGTTTGATGATGACAAGTACTTTGTGGATATGAAGCTGAAGTCGGCCCCTG ATATTATCCTGACAGCGTTTCACAACCTGACACACGGAGATCCTAACTCTGTCCCGCCTGCCGTACTGAGAGACTTCCTTCACAAGTACTTTGAAGAACCAGGGAAGGAGTTTGAGCCGTGGTCCCCACCTGACTGGCAtgacaa GCCACAGTTCCTGACTGGAATAGCAGACGCAGAACTGCGTAGCTGGGCCGAGAAGCTGCATCATCTGTGGAAGTCTCTTGGGAGAAAG ATCAGTAGTGATGCTTTGGCCCACCCGGAACAGTACTCTCAGATCTTCACCCCCCACCCTTTCGTCGTACCTGGAGGACGTTTCAGGGAACTGTACTACTG GGACTCCTACTGGGTGATCAATGGTCTACTGCTCTCTGAGATGACAGACACCGCCCGTGGGATGATCCTCAACTTCATCCACCTCATCGACCG ATATGGTTTCATCCCCAACGGGGCCAGAGTTTACTACGAGCGTCGCAGTCAGCCCCCCTTCCTGTCTCTGATGGTGGAGAGTTACTATCAGACCACTAACGACAAAGATTTCCTCAG GACTGCTCTGCCAGCCCTAGAGCAGGAGTACCTGTTCTGGATGCAGAACCGCTCTGTGGCCGTTGAAGTGAATGGGATTAAGCATGTTCTGAACCGCTTTGATGTACAGGTCGGCCTGCCCAG ACCGGAGTCCTACAGTGATGATGTAGAGCTGGCTGAAGGTCTGACCGAAG AGGCTGCAGAGAGGCTGTGGAAAGAGCTGCATTCAGGAGCAGAGTCCGGGTGGGACTTCTCGTCTCGCTGGTTTGTGGACGGCCTGGGGAACAACAACGGATCTCTGAGAGACACCAGAACCAGTCTGCTCATTCCTACAGACCTCAACGCTCTGCTCTGTCGCAACGAGAGGACACTGGCTCACTTCTACAGGACGCTGG GTAATGAGCCTGAAGCAACGCGCTATGACAAAGCTGCGTCAGCCAGACAAGAGGCCATAGAGGCAGTGCtgtgggatgaggagaggggagtcTGGTTGGACTACAGCCTTGTAACCAACACCTCCCACCCTGCATTCTACCCCACTAACCTGGCCCCGATCTGGGCAGGCTGCTACTCCCAGCCTTCCATGGGACAGAAGGCAGTACACTATCTACAG aCTAGTGGCGGTCTTGAGTTTCCTAACGGTGTCCCTACGTCCCTGGTTGACAGTGGTCAGCAGTGGGACTACCCCAACGCATGGCCCCCTCTGCAACACATACTCATCCAAG GCCTGTCCAGTCTGCCCTCACAGGAAGCTAGAGAGCTGGGGTTTGATTTGGCTCAGCGCTGGATCAGAACCAACTGGCTGGCCTATGTCAAGTACGAAGCCATGTTTGAGAAG tatgATGTGAACGGAGATGGGAAGCCTGGCGGAGGAGGAGAATATGAGGTTCAG TTGGGATTTGGCTGGACCAATGGTGTGGCTCTCCAGCTCCTGTCTCAGTACGGTGACCGGCTCACCTCTGGTAGCAGTGGAAACGGCTTCACCTCGTGTTTAAGCATCAGCGTCTCTGTGGCCCTGCTCTGCTCAGCCCAAACTCTGTTCCTATGA